DNA sequence from the Actinacidiphila yeochonensis CN732 genome:
GGGACGCGCTCGGTGATCATGGCCTACCGTCGTGCGGGTGACGACCTTCACCGACAGCCATGCCGAGTTCCCGGGCGCCAGCGGCCCGTACGCCACCACCGAGGCCGACCCGCGCGAGGTCGGCCGAGTCCGCACCGAATACGCGCCCGCACACGACGGCGACCCCGATCCCGGCGAGATCGTCTGGACGTGGGTGCCCTACGAGGAGCACGACGGCCGGGGCAAGGACCGCCCGGTCCTGGTCGTGGCCCGCGAGCCGCACGGCACCCTGCTCGCGGTCCAGCTCACCAGCAAGCACCACGACGCCAGCGAGTACCAGGCGATCGGCGCCGGCCCCTGGGACCGCGAGGGCCGCGACTCGTGGATCATCCTCGACCGCGTGATGCGCCTGCACGAGCAGGGCATGCGGCGGGAGGCCTGCGCGCTGGACCGGGGTCGGTTCAACCTCGTCGTCAACCGGCTCAAGGAGCTCTACGGCTGGTCCTGACGGCCACCCGGCCCCCGGGCGGCGGCGCGGCGACCCGCCCGACCCGCCGCCCAGGGGCCGCCTGTTCGGCCCGCTCCACCGCGTCCCGAACACGGTGAGGAGGCCGCCCCCCAGGCACGCCGCCGTCCGCGATGCCCGTTCCTCCCTCGTGCCGAGCCCGCCGCCCGGCTCGCCCGAAGCTGCGGCTTCTCCCGGGGCGAAGGTGGAGCACACGGGTTCCCCTGGTCGGCTTCCGGAGCCGTACTCGGGGAACTAACCTTCCGGGCAAGGGGGTTGTCATGGGGGACGAAGAGATCACCTTTCCGTTCCAGGGGCCGGGGGGCCGGCTGGAGATCGGGGTGAGCCGGTGGAGCACGCCCCACGTCCTGGGGATTCTCTGCGTTGCGAACGTCGTGTGGCTGCTCCCGGACTACGGGTCCGGCTGGAAGACGCGTGCCTTCGTCAGCGCGTTGTTCGGCCTGGCCTGGTTCGTCGCGTACCGGGAGTACCGGCAGGTGCGGGACAAGGGGACGTTGGTGCGGATCGATGCCGCGGGCGTGACCGTCCTCGGCGAACCGACCGTGCCGTGGGCGGACATCTCCCGGGTGCTGCTGACCAGCCGGTCCACCACCGAGGGTGTGGTGTTCATCGCGCGGCCCGGCGTCCGACTGCCCTTCTTCCAGCCGCTGATGTTCCTGCAGCGGCGCGAGGTGGTGGCCAGACGCCGGATCAAGGACTGGGGTACCCCGCTGGTCCTCGTCCCCGCCGGGCTCGACATCCCGGCCCGTCTGATCGTCGACGCCGTGCGGTGTTTCGGCGACGGCGTCCCCGTCGAGAGCGAAGGGCCCCGGACGGCCGGCTGACCGCGCAGGGCCCGGTCGGCACCGGGGGGTGACCCGGTCGGCCATCCGGTGGTGGACTAGCCTCACGACGTCAGGGGGTTGCCATGGGGGACGAGGGGTTCGCCCTCCCGCGACAGCGGCCGCAGGGGCCGCTGGAGATCGGGATGGGCCGGCAGTGGCGCTTCTACCGGGTGGTGGCGATCCCCGGAGCGGTGTCGGCCGTGCGGCTCTTCTTCGGACACGGGGCGGACTGGTGGGCGTCCCTGTTCCTCTGCGTCCTGATCGTCGTGCTGTGGGTCTCCATGCTGCTACGGCAGTGGCGCTGGCGCGCCAAGGGGGCGCTGCTGCGGATCGACGAGCGGGGCCTGACCATCGTCGGC
Encoded proteins:
- a CDS encoding type II toxin-antitoxin system PemK/MazF family toxin — protein: MTTFTDSHAEFPGASGPYATTEADPREVGRVRTEYAPAHDGDPDPGEIVWTWVPYEEHDGRGKDRPVLVVAREPHGTLLAVQLTSKHHDASEYQAIGAGPWDREGRDSWIILDRVMRLHEQGMRREACALDRGRFNLVVNRLKELYGWS